ATTCCAGAAGATTGGTCTGCGCTCTTAAAGGCAAAATGTGACGAAGTTGGCATAGAGTATATGACAAGTCCTTATGACTATCAATCAATTGATGCAACAGATCAATATTTGAATGCTTATAAAATTGGGTCTGGTGATATTACTTGGGTAAAAATTTTAGAATATATAGCGAAAAAGGACAAGCCAGTATTTCTTGCTACTGGTGCATCTTCCCTTGAAGATGTGCAAAGAGCAGTAGATGCAATACTAGCACTTAACACTAAATTAGTTATAATGCAATGCAATACGAATTATACAGCAAGCTGTAAAAACTATAATCATATAAACCTTAACGTATTAACAAAATATCGACAGTTATTCCCAAACTGCTTGTTAGGTTTATCGGACCATACATTAGGGCATGCCACTGTTTTAGGGGCTATAGCGCTAGGTGCGAGAGTTATTGAAAAACACTTTACTGATGACAACAATAGAATGGGTCCAGACCATAAATTTTCAATGAATTCAAATACATGGAGAGATATGGTAGATCGTGCAAGCGAATTGTATGTTTCTTTAGGAGACGGGATTAAACGAATTGAAGATAACGAAAAGGAAACTGCTATTGTACAAAGAAGATGTTTATATTATCAAAAAGATTTAACAAAAGGTCAAATTATCACAGAGGATGATGTTTTCCCTTTGCGCCCCTTTAAACAAAATGGCATTCAACCTTATGAGCAAGACGAAATTTTAGGTAGGGTATTACAAGTTGATGTTAAGAAAGACGAGCATGTTAAGTGGAGTGATATTAATGCTTAAAGGTGAATCTATTAATCTCCAAGCGATAGAAAGAGAAGATTTGAAACTACTTATGTTATGGCGTAATTTGCCGAATTTCAGAAAGCATTTTAGAGAATATCGCGAGATTAATATGGCAATGCAGGAAAATTGGTTTACTACAAAAGTATTAAATGATCCGAATACACTCATGTTTTCTATCCGAAGAAATTCTGATAGTGAACTTTTGGGTTGTTGTGGATTGTGCTATATTAACTGGATTAATCGACATGCCGACTTATCTTTATATATTGGTTGGGAAGAAACATATATTGATGAGGTCGGATATGCAGAGGAATCCTGTAATCTTCTTTTTAATTATGCTTTTAATGAATTAAACTTAAACAAGATTTGGACAGAAATCTATGAGTTTGATACTAAGAAAATTGATTTATATCAAAAGCTTGGTTTTCAATTAGATGGGAAGTTACGACAAAATTATTATTATAATGGACAGTGGTGGGACTCACTATTGTTTTCTGTTTTAAAAAAGGATTGGGCTTCGGAAAAATAGCAGACTATTAGGATGTGATTGCTTGGAAGCTTTATTAGATAAAATATGTTTAGGAACAGCACAGTTTGGAATGAGATATGGCGTTGCTAACAAAAGTGGGCAGCCAAATCAGAAAGATATAGATAGTATTTTAGATTTTTCATATAATTCTGGTATTCGTTATTTAGATACAGCTGAAGCGTATGGTCAATCAGAAAAGTGTATAGGGAATTTTTTGCGTAACAATCCAAGTAAGAATTTTAGCTTGGTAAGCAAGTATTCATTCGAATCCTCAATAAATTCTTGCGATACGAAACAAATACCTAGTATGTTAGAGGCTAAGATACAAAAATCTTTAGATAAGTTGAACATAGCAACAATTGATGGAATTATGCTTCATAATCCTAGCGATATGTATATCGATAATGTTATAGAGGCATTGATAACAATGAAGACAAAAGGATACGTAAGTAATATTGGTGTATCCGTATATACGACTACGGATGCATTATATGCTGTGAATCATCCATCGATTGACTGTATTCAAATACCATATAATGTGCTAGATCGAAGCTTGAATTCTACCCACTTTTTTTCAATAGCAGCACAAAAAAAGGTTACCGT
The DNA window shown above is from Desulfuribacillus stibiiarsenatis and carries:
- a CDS encoding GNAT family N-acetyltransferase translates to MLKGESINLQAIEREDLKLLMLWRNLPNFRKHFREYREINMAMQENWFTTKVLNDPNTLMFSIRRNSDSELLGCCGLCYINWINRHADLSLYIGWEETYIDEVGYAEESCNLLFNYAFNELNLNKIWTEIYEFDTKKIDLYQKLGFQLDGKLRQNYYYNGQWWDSLLFSVLKKDWASEK
- a CDS encoding N-acetylneuraminate synthase family protein, with the translated sequence MLNNAIAVGNTIISEYNRPYFIADIAANHDGCLDRAYRLIELAKEAGADCAKFQNFQAAKIVSRNGFDTLGSQLSHQASWKKSVFEVYEDASIPEDWSALLKAKCDEVGIEYMTSPYDYQSIDATDQYLNAYKIGSGDITWVKILEYIAKKDKPVFLATGASSLEDVQRAVDAILALNTKLVIMQCNTNYTASCKNYNHINLNVLTKYRQLFPNCLLGLSDHTLGHATVLGAIALGARVIEKHFTDDNNRMGPDHKFSMNSNTWRDMVDRASELYVSLGDGIKRIEDNEKETAIVQRRCLYYQKDLTKGQIITEDDVFPLRPFKQNGIQPYEQDEILGRVLQVDVKKDEHVKWSDINA
- a CDS encoding aldo/keto reductase, whose protein sequence is MEALLDKICLGTAQFGMRYGVANKSGQPNQKDIDSILDFSYNSGIRYLDTAEAYGQSEKCIGNFLRNNPSKNFSLVSKYSFESSINSCDTKQIPSMLEAKIQKSLDKLNIATIDGIMLHNPSDMYIDNVIEALITMKTKGYVSNIGVSVYTTTDALYAVNHPSIDCIQIPYNVLDRSLNSTHFFSIAAQKKVTVFARSIFLQGLLLMNSEEVPDALLGVNPYIQKLDELSNKLGIKRYELVLNYALANPGIDYIVIGIEHIDQLKKLYSTIRKIENCDFTGQVNQMEITNIDPRIVRPYMW